One Nicotiana tabacum cultivar K326 chromosome 23, ASM71507v2, whole genome shotgun sequence genomic window, ACGTGTTTAATTATTTGTTCTCAgaaaaaaatcatagaaaatggcagataatggtgttaacaacacacacaatctTGAGACCGAAGGAAATCAGCCTTAccacgaggattcaatcagtgataccCGCAGTGAGAGGAACAAGGCAACATCGGTCTATAGCAGGCGGTACCCTCGACATGTTCGGGAGgcgactcctgatgatgctgaagaaGAGCACGTCGTCGAAGCGGTAAGGGTTTTACAGGAGCAACAAGAGGCCATTTTAGTACATCTCACACGACATGATAAGGTTATGATAGAGCTGAAGCATGCGTTATCAGGTTCTTCCAATAACGCAAATGGACTAGGTCCAGTTCCTCCCGATGCCCCCGCAAATCAAACAATGTAGAGGGTCAACAACAACACTCTGAGGGGAGAGGTCGACTTCGATGGGGATAGGGGGGACGGATCCGGTCACAACAATGAGAGTGATCCCTTCAAAAAAAATTCATACAGTTTATAAAGGAAATGAACGCCCGCGTGGACCGAATTCTGGGTGCACCACCAGTGCTGAAAGGGCCGGACTCAAAAAAGTACACTCAATTGCCGTACAAACCAAGCGCGGCACCAGAATTGATTCCGAAGCGGTTTAAAATGCCTGACGTGCCGAAATATGATGGAACTTCAAATCTTCAGGAGCATATCACCGCCTATACAACAACGGTGAAGGGGAACGATTTAGCTCCCCACGAGATTGAATCGTttttgctaaagaaattcggagagactctcacgaagggagccttgacgtggtattcgcTTTTGCCTGAGCATTCTATAGACTCCTTCGAGATGCTCGTAGATTCTTTCATTAAGGCACATGCCAGGGCCAGAAAGGTACAGTCCCGAAAGGTCGATATATTCAGGATTGCACAAGAAGAGTCTGAGTTACTGCGAGAGTTTGTAACCCTGttccagaaggaaaggatgttCCTACCGGCCATTCCGGataaatgggcagctgaagcattcaccaagggtTTGAATATGAGGAGTTCCGATGATTCCCTGAAGTTGAAAGAAAGCTTGCGCAAGTTCCAAGCGAAAACTTGGGCGGATGTTCATAATCAGTACCGGTCAAAGATAAGGATTGAGGATGATCAGCTCGGTTTCCTGGCGTCGGTTAAGGGtcgggagaagaataaagagaaattaAAAGACAATTTTGACACACATAGACAGTCTTCGAGGAGCCGATTTTTGCCTTATGAACGGGCCAAAAGACGCGGCAGAAGTATTGGGTCGGCAGACAGGTTCGTTACCGATAGAAGAACTGATCGCGACCGGAACAAGAAGTCGTTATAGGACAAGGAAACGTCAGGTTCTCGAGATTCTTCCTACCCCAGACTTTTAGAATATAACCTCAACGTCAGTGTAGTAGAGTTGATGTTggctatgaggaacattaaagaagcacggtTCCCAAATCCAATTAGATCTGATCACAGTCAGAGGGATCCTAATTTTTGGTGCGAATATCACATGACGAATGCTCACCAGACCGGGAACTGCCAGCATCTGCGCGAAGAGGTGGTGACGCTActgaaaaatggccatctcagGGAATTTTTAAGTGACCAGGCTAAAAATAATTACGATCGCaatcatgacaacatggagcccTCAAAAACAGGAGAAAATCCCCCGCGCTTGACCATCAACTTGATTTTTGGGGGAAACGAGATTAATGGGGTTACATTCTCGGTAGAAAAAAAGACAAAGGTGTCAGTAAACCATATCAAGAGGCTCCGGGAAGTCGCTGAAGATgacatcactttcacggaggaggacgTAGATGGATTGTTGCTACCATacaacgatgcattggtaatctctttaaatgtaTCAGATATTAAAATCAAACGTGTTctggtggatccaggaagttcggccaatattatACAATGAAGGGTATTGGAGCAAGCCAAGCTCACCAGAAGCATCATTCCGGCAACAAAACTCCTTGCCGGGTTTAACCtagcaagtgtgacaacccgaggagagatcctGCCGCCCACGAATGCTGAAGGGGTGATGAAGACGACCATTTTTGAGGTGGTGGATGGTGATATGGGCTACAACATTATCCTAGAAAGACCATGGTTGCACGATATGAAGGTTGTACCATCGACGTAACACCAATTGCTGAAATTCCCAAATCCCGaggaaattaaacaaataaaaggtgATCAACTGGCGGCAAGAGAGTTGAATGCAATTtcggtctccagtagcaaagggaaagGGCATGgagcatagcaattacaggaaccggcaCCTGCTCCCGAGAAAAGCAAAGTCAACCGGGGAGAAGAGGTATCGGGATCTTgtcaggtgccaaggtatttccaGGTACTAGAAGAGATGGACGTAAAAATTCTACAGTGGAAGAGCTTAAGCAAGTCGCATTATTCGAAAAGTTCGTGGAGAGGAAATTCCACctggggacaggactgcaccccgAATTAAGATctggatttattgaatttcttaaatttaatgtcgATTATTTTACgtggtcgcatgcggatatgacaggtatcccgccgAATGTGGCCGtacacaagctaagcttggatcccaGCATTCCTTTGATAAGATAGAAAAAACGTCCTATCGTCGGGGCCagaaataaattcgtcaaagaagaggtaactcgcctTTTTTGATATTGGTTCAAtctgagaggtaaagtatccacaCTGGCTAGCTAACttagtagtagttccaaagaagaataataaattttgcatgtgcgtagactataaggacttaaataaggcgtgcccaaaggactcgttcccattgccgaactgtcacgccccaaacctgaagaggcgtaGCCGGCACCTGATGCTATACTcagcccgagcgtaccactctgtaactgtgaactctggaggggtaaccctcaacttaggccgatgaggccatattctgaatcatctgaaaattaCATCTACAACCAGTAATACCAAACTAAACATCTATATAGGGCTGGTAAATCCACAATAATGATATAAAAAAATGTataggactcgtctacaagcctctagggaTAACTAAATTGTATCATGGTCGGAACAGGGCCtcaacctacccatcaaaccagtatatataaaatggactccaaggtctagacctggtaactccggggaagtggagcttaccaaccaagctgatgtttggctttgtctactgggaaggtctatccagctatctatcaggacctgcaggcatgaaatgcagcgtccccatcaaaagggacgtcagtacaaaataatgtaccgagtatgtaaggcaacaaaataactgaaagctgaaactaagttgataatataataactgaaagtaactgggagtcaaagataatctgaagatatgctcacctactgatactgactcatctctctcaatatagtgagtaaaatatcTGTCCGGCTCTATAAGGCTCAGTATGTGTAACTGCTTtgcgtagtaggctcgctcataggcgctcgccTATACTacgctctgtatctcggccattctgggctcgctcataggcactcggccacagtaggcttggtatataacttactatctgatcaaaggttgcccaataggggcatgcccaccgattatagctcgatagtggtaaaaatactataatactatatatatatatatatatatatatatatatatatatatatatatatatatatagaccctctgctctcttgactgaaagaaaaCAATACTTAAATGAATATAAAGTCTCGATAAGGGAtaatactataacttatgagactaggataatctacataagttcaggaatacgaacttctctttatgtctcgttatcaaactcatgtagttgcgggatcatgccaaaatgaaggaaaggtttaagCCTTAACAcaccttaactccgttgagtccttaataccttccaagaaattcttcaaacaactcaactcaatctaccatagcataaggagattcaaaatcagtgctgagtaaaggctaagtctgcaacttaaactagtagctcgtttacgtaaatttgggcagaaTTTC contains:
- the LOC107802383 gene encoding uncharacterized protein LOC107802383 — protein: MLVDSFIKAHARARKVQSRKVDIFRIAQEESELLREFVTLFQKERMFLPAIPDKWAAEAFTKGLNMRSSDDSLKLKESLRKFQAKTWADVHNQYRSKIRIEDDQLGFLASVKGREKNKEKLKDNFDTHRQSSRSRFLPYERAKRRGRSIGSADRLLEYNLNVSVVELMLAMRNIKEARFPNPIRSDHSQRDPNFWCEYHMTNAHQTGNCQHLREEVVTLLKNGHLREFLSDQAKNNYDRNHDNMEPSKTGENPPRLTINLIFGGNEINGVTFSVEKKTKVSVNHIKRLREVAEDDITFTEEDVDGLLLPYNDALVISLNVSDIKIKRVLVDPGSSANIIQ